The following are encoded in a window of Amycolatopsis lexingtonensis genomic DNA:
- a CDS encoding ferredoxin, with amino-acid sequence MTQPPGPLRPDQQQEIVRQIGAALTASTPPGWRQLRIEYRAAGRHVEADLLVTGPDGRPRVAQPPPEAVRLLGVLRSGMYQPGFGTWLGAILVFEPGQAPDVDFVRPDLEPPFRQQPPPIGFQDELRFFPRADEHIPGWLRDKAGLTPPPGDGEVRTPRIYDGLDASGRPLIRRQPLLPAEIERVLAYLDAAPVILASRSNGPDAFAPDRADAVPMNFRTDGVWAWPGAVAYYLREHGVPPDPELVAHIRARRFTAPAEVPEAAKDLALTAITGEQPQTTV; translated from the coding sequence ATGACCCAGCCACCGGGGCCGCTGCGCCCGGACCAGCAGCAGGAGATCGTCCGCCAGATCGGCGCGGCGCTCACCGCGTCGACGCCGCCGGGCTGGCGGCAGCTGCGGATCGAGTACCGGGCCGCGGGCCGGCACGTCGAGGCCGACCTGCTGGTGACCGGCCCGGACGGGCGGCCCCGCGTGGCGCAGCCGCCGCCGGAGGCCGTGCGGCTGCTCGGCGTGCTGCGGTCGGGCATGTACCAGCCCGGCTTCGGTACTTGGCTGGGCGCGATCCTCGTGTTCGAACCCGGGCAGGCCCCCGACGTCGACTTCGTGCGGCCGGACCTCGAACCGCCGTTCCGGCAGCAGCCGCCGCCGATCGGGTTCCAGGACGAGCTGCGGTTCTTCCCGCGTGCGGACGAGCACATCCCGGGCTGGCTCCGGGACAAAGCCGGGCTGACACCGCCACCGGGTGACGGCGAGGTGCGCACCCCGCGCATCTACGACGGCCTAGACGCCTCCGGGCGCCCGCTCATCCGGCGCCAGCCGCTCCTGCCCGCCGAGATCGAGCGGGTGCTCGCGTACCTCGACGCGGCGCCGGTGATCCTGGCGTCCCGCAGCAACGGGCCGGACGCGTTCGCGCCCGACCGCGCGGACGCGGTGCCGATGAACTTCCGCACCGACGGCGTCTGGGCGTGGCCCGGCGCGGTCGCGTACTACCTGCGCGAGCACGGCGTGCCACCGGACCCGGAGCTGGTCGCCCACATCCGGGCCCGGCGCTTCACCGCGCCCGCGGAGGTGCCGGAAGCCGCGAAGGACCTCGCGCTCACCGCGATCACCGGCGAGCAGCCTCAGACGACGGTGTAA